The Corvus hawaiiensis isolate bCorHaw1 chromosome 7, bCorHaw1.pri.cur, whole genome shotgun sequence genome contains a region encoding:
- the ITGA6 gene encoding integrin alpha-6 isoform X1: protein MAALFVLYLPLLPGLAGAFNLDTDNVISWSGETGSLFGFSLAMHRQLQPQEKRLLLVGAPREKAFPAQQANRTGGLYSCDITSPNTNCMRVKFDEETDPKMESKEDQWMGVTVQSQGPGGNVVTCAHRYEKRQYVNTVQETRDIIGRCYVLSQDLTIKDDMDNGVWSFCDGRLRGHEKFGSCQQGVAATFTRDYHYIVFGAPGTYNWKGVVRAEQKNQTFYDLGIFDDGPYEVGDESHQDKNLVPVPANSYLGFSLDSGTGIVSQDEMTFVSGAPRANHSGAVVLLKKKNQRALSLEHMFEGEGLASSFGYDVAVVDLNSDGWQDIVVGAPQYFDRSGDIGGAVYIYMNRQGKWAGVKPLRLNGTAGSMFGLAVENVGDINQDGYPDIAVGAPYDGFGKVYIYHGSENGINTKPAQILDGEKTNTNFFGYSVAGNMDLDENSYPDVAVGSLSDSVNVYRSRPVISIKRNITVQPDRIDLKKKNPEDPGEIRMDVKACFKYTANPRDLNPRIKINYMFEVENERRQLGLPSRVRFIDHSSDQFTASTTLRGQNSWECVTTKLVLQEKIKDKLRPIPISVSVKIAGLESPSKRKETALPDLTPILNSNESETEITKVEFLKEGCGEDNECHSNLKLQYRFCTREGNEDRFTYLPLENGMPVLVLKDQKDIALEITVTNNPSDVKYPQKDGEDAYEAKLIATFPDSLTYSAFREMRGYPEKQLTCGANQNGSQAECELGNPFKRNSNVTFYLILSTTKVNVDTTDLDINLKLETTSTQVNLTPITASAKVVLELLLSLTGVAKPSQVYFGGNIIGESAMKSEDDIGNLIEYEFRVTNLGRPLKTFGTASLDIQWPKEISNGKWLLYLMKIDSKGLEKVSCQPENEINSLHVAETHNSRRKREVAEKQITDSKAFSLFSERKYKTLNCNVNARCVDIKCPLKGFDSKASIVLRSRLWNSTFLEEFSTMNYLDILVRASISVPAAAKNVKLTNEVTQVRVTVFPAKPVALYTGVPWWIIAVAILAGILMLALLVFLLWKCGFFRRSRYEDSVPRYHAVRIRKEERHIKDGNCKDLETKQWFTKWNENESYS from the exons ATGAAGAGA CTGACCCGAAGATGGAGAGCAAAGAAGACCAATGGATGGGTGTAACTGTCCAAAGTCAGGGGCCAGGAGGAAATGTGGTG ACGTGTGCACATCGCTATGAGAAAAGGCAGTATGTAAACACAGTGCAGGAAACCCGGGATATCATTGGAAGGTGCTATGTGCTGAGCCAGGATCTCACTATTAAGGATGATATGGATAATGGAGTATGGAGCTTTTGTGATGGTCGTTTAAGAGGCCATGAGAAGTTTGGTTCCTGTCAGCAAGGTGTTGCTGCTACTTTTACTAGAGACTATCATTATATTGTGTTTGGTGCCCCAGGCACTTACAACTGGAAAG ggGTGGTTCGTGCAGAGCAAAAGAATCAGACATTTTATGATCTGGGTATCTTTGATGATGGGCCTTACGAAGTTGGTGATGAGAGCCACCAGGATAAGAATCTAGTTCCTGTTCCAGCTAACAGTTACTTAG GTTTCTCTTTGGACTCTGGTACAGGAATTGTCTCCCAAGATGAGATGACTTTTGTTTCTGGTGCCCCAAGAGCGAACCACAGTGGAGCAGTTgttttactgaaaaagaaaaatcagagagCACTTTCCCTGGAGCACATGTTTGAAGGAGAAGGGCTGGCCTCTTCTTTTGGCTATGATGTTGCTGTTGTGGACCTCAACAGTGATGG CTGGCAGGACATCGTTGTTGGGGCCCCGCAGTACTTCGACAGAAGTGGGGACATCGGGGGTGCTGTGTACATCTACATGAACCGCCAAGGCAAATGGGCAGGGGTGAAGCCTCTTCGCTTAAATGGAACCGCTGGCTCCATGTTTGGGCTTGCAGTTGAAAATGTTGGGGACATTAACCAGGACGGATATCCAG ATATTGCAGTAGGGGCTCCATATGATGGTTTTGGCAAAGTATACATTTATCATGGATCCGAGAATGGAAtaaacacaaaaccagcacag ATTCTTGATggtgaaaaaacaaacaccaattTCTTTGGTTACTCTGTTGCTGGAAACATGGACCTGGATGAAAATTCCTACCCTGATGTTGCTGTTGGTTCCCTGTCAGATTCTGTAAATGTGTACAG ATCTCGGCCTGTGATAagcattaaaagaaacattacaGTACAGCCTGACAGAATTGATCTAAAGAAAAAGAACCCTGAGGACCCTGGTGAAATAAg GATGGATGTGAAAGCATGTTTTAAATATACTGCAAACCCCAGAGATTTAAATCCCAGAATAA AGATCAACTACATGTTTGAAGTGGAGAACGAGAGGCGGCAGCTGGGCCTGCCCTCCAGGGTGCGCTTCATTGACCACTCGTCTGATCAGTTCACTGCAAGTACAACCCTGAGGGGACAGAACTCATGGGAGTGTGTGACTACGAAGCTTGTACTGCAG gaaaaaattaaagataagCTACGTCCCATTCCAATATCAGTCAGTGTTAAAATTGCTGGCCTGGAGTCACCATCCAAGAGAAAAGAGACTGCACTTCCAGATCTTACACCAATTCTAAATTCAAATGAATCTGAAACAGAGATCACAAAA gTGGAGTTCTTAAAAGAAGGATGTGGAGAAGACAATGAATGTCACAGCAATCTTAAGCTTCAGTATCGGTTTTGTACAAGAGAGGGAAATGAAGACAGGTTCACCTATTTACCACT TGAAAATGGCATGCCAGTGCTTGTTCTGAAAGACCAGAAAGATATTGCCCTGGAAATAACAGTGACAAACAATCCATCTGATGTAAAATATCCACAAAAAGATGGTGAAGATGCATATGAAGCTAAACTAATTGCAACTTTTCCAGACAGTCTGACATACTCTGCATTCAGAGAGATGAGGGGTTATCCT GAAAAACAGCTAACATGTGGTGCTAACCAAAATGGTTCTCAAGCAGAGTGTGAACTTGGAAATcctttcaaaagaaattctAAT GTAACCTTTTATCTGATCTTAAGTACCACTAAAGTTAATGTTGATACAACAGACTTAGACATTAACCTGAAGCTGGAAAC AACAAGCACTCAAGTTAATTTGACTCCAATTACAGCCAGTGCTAAAGTGGTTCTTGAATTGCTTTTATCACTCACTGG AGTTGCTAAGCCTTCTCAGGTATATTTTGGAGGTAACATCATTGGTGAGAGTGCTATGAAATCTGAAGATGATATAGGAAACCTCATAGAGTATGAATTCAGA GTAACTAACTTGGGCAGACCACTGAAAACATTTGGCACTGCTTCCCTGGATATCCAATGGCCAAAAGAAATTAGTAATGGCAAATGGCTGCTTTATTTGATGAAAATAGATTCCAAAGGCTTGGAAAAAGTCTCCTGTCAACCCGAGAATGAAATCAACAGTTTGCATGTTGCG gaaACCCATAACTCAAGAAGGAAGCGTGAGGTTGCAGAGAAGCAGATTACAGACAGCAAGgcattttctttattctcagaaagaaaatacaagacCTTG AACTGCAATGTGAATGCACGCTGTGTGGACATAAAGTGTCCCCTGAAGGGTTTTGACAGCAAGGCATCCATTGTGCTGCGTTCCAGACTGTGGAACAGTACTTTCTTAGAG GAATTCTCCACAATGAATTACCTTGACATTCTTGTTAGGGCTTCTATCagtgttcctgctgcagctaaGAATGTTAAACTCACAAATGAAGTTACTCAG GTGCGTGTTACTGTATTTCCTGCAAAACCGGTAGCCCTTTATACAGGAGTTCCGTGGTGGATCATCGCGGTGGCTATCCTTGCTGGAATACTCATGCTTGCTCTGTTGGTATTCTTACTATGGAAG TGCGGGTTCTTCCGGCGTTCCAGGTACGAAGACAGTGTCCCCCGCTATCACGCTGTAAGAATTCGGAAAGAGGAGCGGCACATCAAAGATGGGAATTGCAAAGACCTTGAGACAAAACAGTGGTTCACCAAatggaatgaaaatgaaagttaTTCTTAG
- the ITGA6 gene encoding integrin alpha-6 isoform X4 — MAALFVLYLPLLPGLAGAFNLDTDNVISWSGETGSLFGFSLAMHRQLQPQEKRLLLVGAPREKAFPAQQANRTGGLYSCDITSPNTNCMRVKFDEETDPKMESKEDQWMGVTVQSQGPGGNVVTCAHRYEKRQYVNTVQETRDIIGRCYVLSQDLTIKDDMDNGVWSFCDGRLRGHEKFGSCQQGVAATFTRDYHYIVFGAPGTYNWKGVVRAEQKNQTFYDLGIFDDGPYEVGDESHQDKNLVPVPANSYLGLLFLTAVSDTHPDQFVYKTLPPSIQVDKSVDVMMNSYLGFSLDSGTGIVSQDEMTFVSGAPRANHSGAVVLLKKKNQRALSLEHMFEGEGLASSFGYDVAVVDLNSDGWQDIVVGAPQYFDRSGDIGGAVYIYMNRQGKWAGVKPLRLNGTAGSMFGLAVENVGDINQDGYPDIAVGAPYDGFGKVYIYHGSENGINTKPAQILDGEKTNTNFFGYSVAGNMDLDENSYPDVAVGSLSDSVNVYRSRPVISIKRNITVQPDRIDLKKKNPEDPGEIRMDVKACFKYTANPRDLNPRIKINYMFEVENERRQLGLPSRVRFIDHSSDQFTASTTLRGQNSWECVTTKLVLQEKIKDKLRPIPISVSVKIAGLESPSKRKETALPDLTPILNSNESETEITKVEFLKEGCGEDNECHSNLKLQYRFCTREGNEDRFTYLPLENGMPVLVLKDQKDIALEITVTNNPSDVKYPQKDGEDAYEAKLIATFPDSLTYSAFREMRGYPEKQLTCGANQNGSQAECELGNPFKRNSNVTFYLILSTTKVNVDTTDLDINLKLETTSTQVNLTPITASAKVVLELLLSLTGVAKPSQVYFGGNIIGESAMKSEDDIGNLIEYEFRVTNLGRPLKTFGTASLDIQWPKEISNGKWLLYLMKIDSKGLEKVSCQPENEINSLHVAETHNSRRKREVAEKQITDSKAFSLFSERKYKTLNCNVNARCVDIKCPLKGFDSKASIVLRSRLWNSTFLEEFSTMNYLDILVRASISVPAAAKNVKLTNEVTQVRVTVFPAKPVALYTGVPWWIIAVAILAGILMLALLVFLLWKCGFFRRSRYEDSVPRYHAVRIRKEERHIKDGNCKDLETKQWFTKWNENESYS; from the exons ATGAAGAGA CTGACCCGAAGATGGAGAGCAAAGAAGACCAATGGATGGGTGTAACTGTCCAAAGTCAGGGGCCAGGAGGAAATGTGGTG ACGTGTGCACATCGCTATGAGAAAAGGCAGTATGTAAACACAGTGCAGGAAACCCGGGATATCATTGGAAGGTGCTATGTGCTGAGCCAGGATCTCACTATTAAGGATGATATGGATAATGGAGTATGGAGCTTTTGTGATGGTCGTTTAAGAGGCCATGAGAAGTTTGGTTCCTGTCAGCAAGGTGTTGCTGCTACTTTTACTAGAGACTATCATTATATTGTGTTTGGTGCCCCAGGCACTTACAACTGGAAAG ggGTGGTTCGTGCAGAGCAAAAGAATCAGACATTTTATGATCTGGGTATCTTTGATGATGGGCCTTACGAAGTTGGTGATGAGAGCCACCAGGATAAGAATCTAGTTCCTGTTCCAGCTAACAGTTACTTAG GTCTTCTATTTTTGACAGCTGTATCTGATACTCATCCAGATCAGTTTGTGTACAAAACATTGCCTCCCAGCATACAGGTGGACAAGTCAGTGGATGTAATGATGAATAGCTACTTAG GTTTCTCTTTGGACTCTGGTACAGGAATTGTCTCCCAAGATGAGATGACTTTTGTTTCTGGTGCCCCAAGAGCGAACCACAGTGGAGCAGTTgttttactgaaaaagaaaaatcagagagCACTTTCCCTGGAGCACATGTTTGAAGGAGAAGGGCTGGCCTCTTCTTTTGGCTATGATGTTGCTGTTGTGGACCTCAACAGTGATGG CTGGCAGGACATCGTTGTTGGGGCCCCGCAGTACTTCGACAGAAGTGGGGACATCGGGGGTGCTGTGTACATCTACATGAACCGCCAAGGCAAATGGGCAGGGGTGAAGCCTCTTCGCTTAAATGGAACCGCTGGCTCCATGTTTGGGCTTGCAGTTGAAAATGTTGGGGACATTAACCAGGACGGATATCCAG ATATTGCAGTAGGGGCTCCATATGATGGTTTTGGCAAAGTATACATTTATCATGGATCCGAGAATGGAAtaaacacaaaaccagcacag ATTCTTGATggtgaaaaaacaaacaccaattTCTTTGGTTACTCTGTTGCTGGAAACATGGACCTGGATGAAAATTCCTACCCTGATGTTGCTGTTGGTTCCCTGTCAGATTCTGTAAATGTGTACAG ATCTCGGCCTGTGATAagcattaaaagaaacattacaGTACAGCCTGACAGAATTGATCTAAAGAAAAAGAACCCTGAGGACCCTGGTGAAATAAg GATGGATGTGAAAGCATGTTTTAAATATACTGCAAACCCCAGAGATTTAAATCCCAGAATAA AGATCAACTACATGTTTGAAGTGGAGAACGAGAGGCGGCAGCTGGGCCTGCCCTCCAGGGTGCGCTTCATTGACCACTCGTCTGATCAGTTCACTGCAAGTACAACCCTGAGGGGACAGAACTCATGGGAGTGTGTGACTACGAAGCTTGTACTGCAG gaaaaaattaaagataagCTACGTCCCATTCCAATATCAGTCAGTGTTAAAATTGCTGGCCTGGAGTCACCATCCAAGAGAAAAGAGACTGCACTTCCAGATCTTACACCAATTCTAAATTCAAATGAATCTGAAACAGAGATCACAAAA gTGGAGTTCTTAAAAGAAGGATGTGGAGAAGACAATGAATGTCACAGCAATCTTAAGCTTCAGTATCGGTTTTGTACAAGAGAGGGAAATGAAGACAGGTTCACCTATTTACCACT TGAAAATGGCATGCCAGTGCTTGTTCTGAAAGACCAGAAAGATATTGCCCTGGAAATAACAGTGACAAACAATCCATCTGATGTAAAATATCCACAAAAAGATGGTGAAGATGCATATGAAGCTAAACTAATTGCAACTTTTCCAGACAGTCTGACATACTCTGCATTCAGAGAGATGAGGGGTTATCCT GAAAAACAGCTAACATGTGGTGCTAACCAAAATGGTTCTCAAGCAGAGTGTGAACTTGGAAATcctttcaaaagaaattctAAT GTAACCTTTTATCTGATCTTAAGTACCACTAAAGTTAATGTTGATACAACAGACTTAGACATTAACCTGAAGCTGGAAAC AACAAGCACTCAAGTTAATTTGACTCCAATTACAGCCAGTGCTAAAGTGGTTCTTGAATTGCTTTTATCACTCACTGG AGTTGCTAAGCCTTCTCAGGTATATTTTGGAGGTAACATCATTGGTGAGAGTGCTATGAAATCTGAAGATGATATAGGAAACCTCATAGAGTATGAATTCAGA GTAACTAACTTGGGCAGACCACTGAAAACATTTGGCACTGCTTCCCTGGATATCCAATGGCCAAAAGAAATTAGTAATGGCAAATGGCTGCTTTATTTGATGAAAATAGATTCCAAAGGCTTGGAAAAAGTCTCCTGTCAACCCGAGAATGAAATCAACAGTTTGCATGTTGCG gaaACCCATAACTCAAGAAGGAAGCGTGAGGTTGCAGAGAAGCAGATTACAGACAGCAAGgcattttctttattctcagaaagaaaatacaagacCTTG AACTGCAATGTGAATGCACGCTGTGTGGACATAAAGTGTCCCCTGAAGGGTTTTGACAGCAAGGCATCCATTGTGCTGCGTTCCAGACTGTGGAACAGTACTTTCTTAGAG GAATTCTCCACAATGAATTACCTTGACATTCTTGTTAGGGCTTCTATCagtgttcctgctgcagctaaGAATGTTAAACTCACAAATGAAGTTACTCAG GTGCGTGTTACTGTATTTCCTGCAAAACCGGTAGCCCTTTATACAGGAGTTCCGTGGTGGATCATCGCGGTGGCTATCCTTGCTGGAATACTCATGCTTGCTCTGTTGGTATTCTTACTATGGAAG TGCGGGTTCTTCCGGCGTTCCAGGTACGAAGACAGTGTCCCCCGCTATCACGCTGTAAGAATTCGGAAAGAGGAGCGGCACATCAAAGATGGGAATTGCAAAGACCTTGAGACAAAACAGTGGTTCACCAAatggaatgaaaatgaaagttaTTCTTAG
- the ITGA6 gene encoding integrin alpha-6 isoform X3 gives MRVKFDEETDPKMESKEDQWMGVTVQSQGPGGNVVTCAHRYEKRQYVNTVQETRDIIGRCYVLSQDLTIKDDMDNGVWSFCDGRLRGHEKFGSCQQGVAATFTRDYHYIVFGAPGTYNWKGVVRAEQKNQTFYDLGIFDDGPYEVGDESHQDKNLVPVPANSYLGFSLDSGTGIVSQDEMTFVSGAPRANHSGAVVLLKKKNQRALSLEHMFEGEGLASSFGYDVAVVDLNSDGWQDIVVGAPQYFDRSGDIGGAVYIYMNRQGKWAGVKPLRLNGTAGSMFGLAVENVGDINQDGYPDIAVGAPYDGFGKVYIYHGSENGINTKPAQILDGEKTNTNFFGYSVAGNMDLDENSYPDVAVGSLSDSVNVYRSRPVISIKRNITVQPDRIDLKKKNPEDPGEIRMDVKACFKYTANPRDLNPRIKINYMFEVENERRQLGLPSRVRFIDHSSDQFTASTTLRGQNSWECVTTKLVLQEKIKDKLRPIPISVSVKIAGLESPSKRKETALPDLTPILNSNESETEITKVEFLKEGCGEDNECHSNLKLQYRFCTREGNEDRFTYLPLENGMPVLVLKDQKDIALEITVTNNPSDVKYPQKDGEDAYEAKLIATFPDSLTYSAFREMRGYPEKQLTCGANQNGSQAECELGNPFKRNSNVTFYLILSTTKVNVDTTDLDINLKLETTSTQVNLTPITASAKVVLELLLSLTGVAKPSQVYFGGNIIGESAMKSEDDIGNLIEYEFRVTNLGRPLKTFGTASLDIQWPKEISNGKWLLYLMKIDSKGLEKVSCQPENEINSLHVAETHNSRRKREVAEKQITDSKAFSLFSERKYKTLNCNVNARCVDIKCPLKGFDSKASIVLRSRLWNSTFLEEFSTMNYLDILVRASISVPAAAKNVKLTNEVTQVRVTVFPAKPVALYTGVPWWIIAVAILAGILMLALLVFLLWKCGFFRRSRYEDSVPRYHAVRIRKEERHIKDGNCKDLETKQWFTKWNENESYS, from the exons ATGAAGAGA CTGACCCGAAGATGGAGAGCAAAGAAGACCAATGGATGGGTGTAACTGTCCAAAGTCAGGGGCCAGGAGGAAATGTGGTG ACGTGTGCACATCGCTATGAGAAAAGGCAGTATGTAAACACAGTGCAGGAAACCCGGGATATCATTGGAAGGTGCTATGTGCTGAGCCAGGATCTCACTATTAAGGATGATATGGATAATGGAGTATGGAGCTTTTGTGATGGTCGTTTAAGAGGCCATGAGAAGTTTGGTTCCTGTCAGCAAGGTGTTGCTGCTACTTTTACTAGAGACTATCATTATATTGTGTTTGGTGCCCCAGGCACTTACAACTGGAAAG ggGTGGTTCGTGCAGAGCAAAAGAATCAGACATTTTATGATCTGGGTATCTTTGATGATGGGCCTTACGAAGTTGGTGATGAGAGCCACCAGGATAAGAATCTAGTTCCTGTTCCAGCTAACAGTTACTTAG GTTTCTCTTTGGACTCTGGTACAGGAATTGTCTCCCAAGATGAGATGACTTTTGTTTCTGGTGCCCCAAGAGCGAACCACAGTGGAGCAGTTgttttactgaaaaagaaaaatcagagagCACTTTCCCTGGAGCACATGTTTGAAGGAGAAGGGCTGGCCTCTTCTTTTGGCTATGATGTTGCTGTTGTGGACCTCAACAGTGATGG CTGGCAGGACATCGTTGTTGGGGCCCCGCAGTACTTCGACAGAAGTGGGGACATCGGGGGTGCTGTGTACATCTACATGAACCGCCAAGGCAAATGGGCAGGGGTGAAGCCTCTTCGCTTAAATGGAACCGCTGGCTCCATGTTTGGGCTTGCAGTTGAAAATGTTGGGGACATTAACCAGGACGGATATCCAG ATATTGCAGTAGGGGCTCCATATGATGGTTTTGGCAAAGTATACATTTATCATGGATCCGAGAATGGAAtaaacacaaaaccagcacag ATTCTTGATggtgaaaaaacaaacaccaattTCTTTGGTTACTCTGTTGCTGGAAACATGGACCTGGATGAAAATTCCTACCCTGATGTTGCTGTTGGTTCCCTGTCAGATTCTGTAAATGTGTACAG ATCTCGGCCTGTGATAagcattaaaagaaacattacaGTACAGCCTGACAGAATTGATCTAAAGAAAAAGAACCCTGAGGACCCTGGTGAAATAAg GATGGATGTGAAAGCATGTTTTAAATATACTGCAAACCCCAGAGATTTAAATCCCAGAATAA AGATCAACTACATGTTTGAAGTGGAGAACGAGAGGCGGCAGCTGGGCCTGCCCTCCAGGGTGCGCTTCATTGACCACTCGTCTGATCAGTTCACTGCAAGTACAACCCTGAGGGGACAGAACTCATGGGAGTGTGTGACTACGAAGCTTGTACTGCAG gaaaaaattaaagataagCTACGTCCCATTCCAATATCAGTCAGTGTTAAAATTGCTGGCCTGGAGTCACCATCCAAGAGAAAAGAGACTGCACTTCCAGATCTTACACCAATTCTAAATTCAAATGAATCTGAAACAGAGATCACAAAA gTGGAGTTCTTAAAAGAAGGATGTGGAGAAGACAATGAATGTCACAGCAATCTTAAGCTTCAGTATCGGTTTTGTACAAGAGAGGGAAATGAAGACAGGTTCACCTATTTACCACT TGAAAATGGCATGCCAGTGCTTGTTCTGAAAGACCAGAAAGATATTGCCCTGGAAATAACAGTGACAAACAATCCATCTGATGTAAAATATCCACAAAAAGATGGTGAAGATGCATATGAAGCTAAACTAATTGCAACTTTTCCAGACAGTCTGACATACTCTGCATTCAGAGAGATGAGGGGTTATCCT GAAAAACAGCTAACATGTGGTGCTAACCAAAATGGTTCTCAAGCAGAGTGTGAACTTGGAAATcctttcaaaagaaattctAAT GTAACCTTTTATCTGATCTTAAGTACCACTAAAGTTAATGTTGATACAACAGACTTAGACATTAACCTGAAGCTGGAAAC AACAAGCACTCAAGTTAATTTGACTCCAATTACAGCCAGTGCTAAAGTGGTTCTTGAATTGCTTTTATCACTCACTGG AGTTGCTAAGCCTTCTCAGGTATATTTTGGAGGTAACATCATTGGTGAGAGTGCTATGAAATCTGAAGATGATATAGGAAACCTCATAGAGTATGAATTCAGA GTAACTAACTTGGGCAGACCACTGAAAACATTTGGCACTGCTTCCCTGGATATCCAATGGCCAAAAGAAATTAGTAATGGCAAATGGCTGCTTTATTTGATGAAAATAGATTCCAAAGGCTTGGAAAAAGTCTCCTGTCAACCCGAGAATGAAATCAACAGTTTGCATGTTGCG gaaACCCATAACTCAAGAAGGAAGCGTGAGGTTGCAGAGAAGCAGATTACAGACAGCAAGgcattttctttattctcagaaagaaaatacaagacCTTG AACTGCAATGTGAATGCACGCTGTGTGGACATAAAGTGTCCCCTGAAGGGTTTTGACAGCAAGGCATCCATTGTGCTGCGTTCCAGACTGTGGAACAGTACTTTCTTAGAG GAATTCTCCACAATGAATTACCTTGACATTCTTGTTAGGGCTTCTATCagtgttcctgctgcagctaaGAATGTTAAACTCACAAATGAAGTTACTCAG GTGCGTGTTACTGTATTTCCTGCAAAACCGGTAGCCCTTTATACAGGAGTTCCGTGGTGGATCATCGCGGTGGCTATCCTTGCTGGAATACTCATGCTTGCTCTGTTGGTATTCTTACTATGGAAG TGCGGGTTCTTCCGGCGTTCCAGGTACGAAGACAGTGTCCCCCGCTATCACGCTGTAAGAATTCGGAAAGAGGAGCGGCACATCAAAGATGGGAATTGCAAAGACCTTGAGACAAAACAGTGGTTCACCAAatggaatgaaaatgaaagttaTTCTTAG